A part of Gambusia affinis linkage group LG19, SWU_Gaff_1.0, whole genome shotgun sequence genomic DNA contains:
- the LOC122821668 gene encoding 5-hydroxytryptamine receptor 3A-like, translated as MRNKRFRSSIDTAGLCSSLSSDCTYYGLLEHLNLTASDTGLEMIRPVKNWTTITKVDLEMVLYGILGVNEKSQTVTSHIFVTKYWTNEFLSWNQSDFCGIHEVSVPKAKLWIPEIIIQQDASDGDSVYEGPWVIVHPNGSMFTVFRQTLTFTCRFNLYKFPFDSQRCNITFISMDSDVNSLVLGSAKNDSVLMVTSTQFMITQGEWGLKDIELVNGNITNGWRYHSTLSYIVTLERKPFLYVINFIIPLVYLLFLDLASFSISVDSGEKFGFKVTVLLSISVLLLILKDILPSTEVDMPVIANLCVAVFTLVWLSVLESMLVSFLLNLDPCCDKESKKIYRKKDIKGQKEADEENGQVKPEQSFFALGKLGDVELLKLILEEVKAARQEAGSQKKPRCYRRMATIIDNLFFVGYLLTFAAFVMYICVGWINL; from the exons ATGCGCAACAAAAGGTTCCGGTCTTCCATCGATACAG CAGGTCTTTGCAGCAGTTTGTCTTCAGATTGCACATATTATGGTTTACTGGAACACCTAAACCTGACTGCATCAGATACGGGTCTGGAAATGATCCGACCAGTGAAAAACTGGACCACCATCACCAAAGTGGACCTGGAGATGGTGCTGTACGGCATTTTAGGGGTT AATGAGAAGTCCCAAACTGTCACAAGTCACATTTTTGTCACGAAG TATTGGACGAATGAATTTCTAAGTTGGAATCAATCCGACTTCTGTGGGATACATGAGGTTTCTGTTCCCAAAGCAAAACTCTGGATCCCGGAAATAATCATTCAACAAGa TGCCTCTGATGGCGACAGCGTCTATGAAGGTCCTTGGGTCATCGTGCATCCCAACGGTTCTATGTTCACCGTCTTCCGCCAGACGCTGACCTTCACCTGCCGCTTCAACCTCTACAAGTTTCCCTTTGATTCGCAACGTTGCAACATCACATTTATATCCATGGACAGTGACG TGAACAGCTTGGTCCTCGGATCAGCCAAAAACGACTCGGTTCTGATGGTCACATCCACGCAGTTCATGATCACTCAGGGAGAATGGGGTCTGAAAGACATCGAATTAGTCAATGGAAACATAACCAACGGGTGGAGATATCACAGCACTCTTTCTTACATC GTGACATTGGAGAGAAAACCGTTTCTTTATGTCATAAACTTCATCATCCCTCTGGTGTATTTACTGTTCCTGGATTTGGCttctttttccatctctgtggATTCGGGTGAAAAGTTTGGCTTTAAAGTGACTGTGCTCCTGTCCATCTCCGTCTTGCTGCTGATTCTGAAGGACATTTTACCCTCGACAGAAGTAGACATGCCGGTGATTG CCAACCTCTGCGTCGCAGTGTTCACCTTGGTGTGGCTCAGTGTGCTTGAGTCCATGCTGGTGAGCTTCCTGCTTAACCTGGATCCTTGTTGTGataaagaaagtaagaaaatctACAGGAAAAAGGACATCAAAGGTCAGAAAG AGGCCGATGAAGAGAATGGACAAGTGAAACCAGAGCAGAGTTTTTTCGCTCTGGGTAAACTGGGTGATGTGGAGCTGCTGAAGCTGATCCTGGAGGAAGTGAAAGCCGCTCGACAGGAAGCTGGCAGTCAGAAGAAGCCCAGATGCTACCGAAGGATGGCCACAATCATCgataatctgttttttgttggatATCTTTTGACTTTTGCTGCCTTTGTGATGTATATATGTGTTGGATGGATTAATCTTTGA